The following coding sequences lie in one Mycobacterium sp. Z3061 genomic window:
- a CDS encoding MlaD family protein, translating to MTSTRTRAAAAIAAAVLLTSGCATNGLASLPLPAPGLGSGGYELTAVFANALNLPMNAKVKLAGADVGQVESMVARNYTAVTTLRIRDGVLLPKGSTAELRTATPLGDVFVSVRPPAEIAPNAPMLTNGDTIGLDSTAAAATVESVLSSAAILVNGGAVRNFTNIINGFGKATGDQGHAFGDLVRKSNRLLGTMDARSGQISNALTELSRLSQELDAKNQTLSDVMAAADPATSALAANTTELSNLVVQVGDTSRLLARFPSLGGTDTSGRSVVRDLNTIAGAANDVAVSPDTSWLPLNRMIPALVKSTAGNAISVHVVVDQLILGSIPDIGFPGDRGLHGPTRFTWNEFIGSLKYTLWRLQERVVGRGPNSPQVPVMPDPNVPGGLIVAPGPQLPGPPP from the coding sequence ATGACGAGCACCAGGACACGGGCCGCCGCGGCGATCGCCGCGGCGGTGCTGCTCACCTCGGGATGCGCCACCAACGGCCTTGCCAGCCTTCCCCTTCCGGCTCCCGGCCTGGGATCGGGCGGCTACGAACTGACCGCGGTCTTCGCCAACGCACTGAACCTGCCGATGAACGCCAAGGTCAAGCTTGCCGGCGCGGACGTCGGGCAGGTCGAGTCGATGGTGGCCCGCAACTACACGGCGGTCACCACGCTGCGCATCCGCGACGGCGTGCTGCTGCCCAAAGGCAGCACCGCGGAATTGCGCACCGCCACCCCGCTGGGAGACGTGTTCGTGTCGGTGCGCCCGCCCGCCGAGATCGCGCCGAACGCACCGATGTTGACCAACGGCGACACCATCGGGCTGGACTCGACCGCGGCGGCCGCAACCGTCGAGTCGGTCCTGAGCTCGGCCGCGATTCTGGTGAACGGCGGCGCGGTGCGCAATTTCACCAACATCATCAACGGTTTCGGCAAGGCCACCGGCGACCAGGGCCACGCGTTCGGCGACCTGGTCCGCAAGTCCAACCGGCTGCTCGGCACCATGGACGCGCGGTCTGGGCAGATCTCCAACGCCCTCACCGAATTGTCGCGCCTGAGCCAGGAACTCGACGCCAAGAACCAGACCCTCAGCGACGTGATGGCGGCCGCCGACCCGGCCACCAGTGCCTTAGCGGCCAACACCACCGAGTTGTCCAACCTGGTGGTGCAGGTCGGTGACACCAGCCGGCTGCTGGCCCGGTTCCCCTCCCTGGGTGGCACCGACACCAGCGGCCGCAGCGTGGTCCGTGACCTGAACACCATCGCCGGAGCCGCCAACGACGTGGCGGTGAGCCCCGACACCAGTTGGCTGCCGTTGAACCGGATGATTCCGGCTCTGGTGAAATCCACTGCCGGGAACGCGATTTCGGTGCATGTTGTGGTCGACCAGCTGATCCTGGGATCGATCCCCGACATCGGCTTCCCGGGCGACCGGGGTCTGCACGGGCCGACCCGGTTCACCTGGAACGAATTCATCGGCTCCCTCAAGTACACCTTGTGGCGGCTGCAGGAACGCGTCGTCGGGCGCGGGCCGAACTCGCCACAGGTGCCGGTGATGCCCGACCCGAATGTGCCGGGTGGACTCATCGTCGCTCCCGGACCCCAGTTGCCGGGGCCACCGCCGTGA